From Acidianus brierleyi:
AATATGAAAGCCTCTGGGCCATATCAAGGGGCAAATCCGTAGGATCATCGTTTCCTCCTGTCTCTGCTATAGAATATCCAGAAGCTATTATTCTAGGTCCAGGAATATAACCTTCTTTTTCTGCTTTGCTTAAGAAAATAGCTGATTTACTTCCTAGATCCCTGACCGCCGTGAATCCTGAGGCTAGAAGATTTATCATATCTTTAAAACTTCTTGCTACAGAAAGACCTTCTGGAGTAAGATTCCAAGAAATTAAATTATCTTCTTTTACTCCAAAAAAATGAATATGTGCATCTATTAGGCCAGGAAGGATTATTCCTTTACTTTCTTCTTCTTGATCTCTTATTTCTTTTATCTTATTTTCTTCTATTACTATACTTTTTGTACCTATAAATTTCTCCCCATCAAATACTTCTCCCGTAAGGATCATAAGGAGAAGAAAGAGAACTAGATAAAATTTCTAACTTCAAACTCATTTATCTTAACGGAAGTTAAAGAGGCGGAAGACCCCATCCGTGAGGATGGAGATGAAGAGCTCCATTATATACTTCTTTTTCAAATTTTCCAATTTCACTTTCTGGTCAATTAGCACTTGTTTTATTTATATATTAATTCCTTAACTTTTTATAAACTTATGCGGTATAGTTAATAAGTTTATTATTAATCTTACGCTATAAATGTATAAAATGACATAATAAAAAAACTGAATAATGTATATAATTAAAAGCAATTTATATCTAAATAAGGTTAAAAACGAATAATGAAGCGTGGATTATAGAAATTCCTTTATATCTACAAATCCCTTATTCTTCTTCCAAAATAATTTCTTCTCTTTTATTCTATTCTTTTCGTCTTCGTCTAATACTATATAATCTACATTTCCTTTTATGTATTTACTTACCATATACATCCTATCAAATACGTTCATTTCCTTTATGCCCTTGAAAACGAAGATAACATCTATATCACTAGTATCTAAATAATTTCCTTTAGCTCTAGAGCCAAAGATATAAACTTCGTCTAACTGCTGGAAGTCCTTAGCCATTTCTTCCACTATCTCCTTTACTAGATTTATTATCTTTATTTGGCTCTCTATTGCAGATTTTCCTTTACCCATTCAACCACCTCTTTTGCTCTATTATAAAGGTCCTCAGAAATTGATTTACTATATTGCTTAAAAGGAACTCCATTTGCAGCCTCTGGATATCTTGAAATTATAAAATGAGGAGAAAGAACCATTAGATTCTCTTTAATATTTGTTGGTACAGTAACTCCTTCCTTCTCTATCATTTCAATAAGCTCAATAAGTGAATGCGTCTTGCCAGGATCTTTTCCAAGATAAATTATAATGGACTTTAATGATTTCTCTACCGCTTGCTGAGAATAGAAGGCAGAAGCGTAATATTTCCCATTAGTTAAAAGAACTTTTGCAGTATCGAGATCTTCCAAAGCTTGCTCTATCCATTCCTTATAGTTCATTAAACTGAATATTTGAAATATAACTCATATATCTTTTGTCCTTTTTAGTTACTCTTCAAGTATTTGTTTATTATTTATGGGGTAGTATTTTACGTTAGTTGTTTCATAAAGTTCTTAGTCATTTAAATAGCGTAAAATAGGGTGAAAACTTATTGGAAATACACGGTTTTTCTTCCATTTAAACTTTTTAATATTTTCTACCTCTTGGTAAATTCTTTTCATCAATCTAGATAGTATCTTTAGTTCCAAAGAAGTTAAAGTTTTAGAGATTAATAATAAATTATGTTTGACGAAATGATTAAGGCTGAAAAAGAGGCTAGGGAAATTAGGAGGAGTACTGCTAATTGGAGTTTTATCTTAACAAGGGCGTTCAGTAATAAATATTTCGGTTGAACTTCAAGCATAATGTCAACTAAGATTGCCACGTGTACCTTTCAATCCACGTGGCGATTTGGGGAGGATCACTTAGGCTCATAAGGCTTATTATTATACCAAACACTCCAAACTATTCTAGCCAATTTCCTGGCTAAAGCAGTGTACAACTTCTTTCCCTTCAACTTTTCCTTATGGTTCTCGTAAAATTCTAGTAATGTAGGATTACGAGAGTAATTCATCTCAGCGAGGAAGTAGAACAAGCTGCGCAAGTACTTATTACCCTTCTTCGATATTCCCTTACTTACAGTAGCTTTACCGCTCCTCTCAACTATTGGGTCTAAACCACAGTAGGCTACGAAGGACTCAGGGTTAGGAAAGCGTTTAATGTCTCCAACAATGCCTATTATTAT
This genomic window contains:
- a CDS encoding nucleotidyltransferase domain-containing protein, translating into MGKGKSAIESQIKIINLVKEIVEEMAKDFQQLDEVYIFGSRAKGNYLDTSDIDVIFVFKGIKEMNVFDRMYMVSKYIKGNVDYIVLDEDEKNRIKEKKLFWKKNKGFVDIKEFL
- a CDS encoding HEPN domain-containing protein produces the protein MNYKEWIEQALEDLDTAKVLLTNGKYYASAFYSQQAVEKSLKSIIIYLGKDPGKTHSLIELIEMIEKEGVTVPTNIKENLMVLSPHFIISRYPEAANGVPFKQYSKSISEDLYNRAKEVVEWVKENLQ